The Microbacterium sp. SORGH_AS_0862 region TGCTGCTCAAGACACCGAAGACGGTCACGCCGGGCAGCTACTCCGGCACGATCACGCTCACCCTGTGGGAGGAGCTCTCCTGAGGACGCGCCCCCGCCTCGCGCACGCCCGACGCGGAGGAGCCGGTGACGGCTCCTCCGCCCCTTCCCCCAGGATGACCGCTGTGTTCCCACGCTTTCGTACCCCGCCGTCCGCGATCCGGGCGTCCGTGCTGTCCGTTGCCGCTCTCGCGGCCGTGCTCGCGCCTCTCACCCCTCTCTCGGCTGCCGTGGCCGACGACGATCCCGTCCGCTGGTCGGTCGCTCCCGCCGATGCCGCCGGAGCGGATGGGCGGCGCGCCGTCGAACACGAGCTGGCGCCGGGGGAGAGCGTGGACGAGCATTTCGCGGTGCGCAACCTCAGCGAGCAGGAGATCACCTTCCGGATCACGGCGGCCGACGGTTTCTTCACGCAGACGGGCCGTTTCGACATCCTCGCGGATACGACGGCGTCGACCGCGGCGGGCACGTGGATCACGGTGCCCGACGCGGTCACCGTGCCCGCGGGCGAGAGCATCGTCGTCCCCTTCTCGCTCGCGGTGCCCGAGCGTGCGGAGCCCGGCGACTATGCGGCGGGCGTCACCGCATCCATCCTTTCGACGGGCAGCGCGACGGGAGGGGCGAGCGTCGGGGTCGAGAGCAGGGTCGGCTTCCGGGTGCTGACGCGGGTGACGGGTGAGATCACGCCGGCAGCCTCGCTCGACGCGCTCGCCGGCGACTACCGCCTGTCGTGGGACCCGCTGCGCGCAGGCGAGGCGCAGATCTCGTTCGAGGTCGTGAACGAGGGGAACACGCGCCTCGCGGCTGCCGGCACGGTGGCGGTCGGCGGTCGGAGCCTCACCTTCCCCGCGCCGGGACAGCAGGCACAGGAACTCCTGCCCGGTGATCGTCGCGAGATCACGGTCGCGGTCGACGACGTATGGCCCTGGGTGCTGCTGACCGCCACCGTGACCCTCGCGCCGGAGGTGCTGACCATCTCCGACACGGATGCGGCCATGGCGCCGATTTCCGCCGACGTGGCGATCTGGGCGGTACCGTTGCCGCAGTTGGCGATCTTGCTGGGGGCGGGTCTCGTCGTCTGGGCTATCCTGTGGCGACGATCACGCTCCCGGAGACGGATCTCCGCGATGATCGACGACGCGCTCCGACGAGGGCGCGAAGAGGGACGCAACGAGATGACCGACCGGGTGGGAGCATCATGAAGCGCTGGGGCGCGGTGCTGACCACGGTCGTGAGCGCGCTCGCGGCTGTTGCTGCGGCGGCGCCCGCCTACGCCGCCGACATCGACGCCGATCCCGGGAGCATCGGTGTCAGCGTCCAGATCACCCCGATCGAGTGCGCGAGCGGATGCGGAGCCGGGGCCGACGGTATCGGCTCCCTTGCTGCCAGCGGTCTGACGCCGATGGAGCCGGTCCTCTGGGGGGCGACCCTGCTCCTGGGGCTGGGTGCCGCCCTGGCCCTGCGCGCCACCGTCTCGCGCCACGCGAAGCCGGCGCCCGCATCCGATTCCGGAGACGGTGCGTGTCAGAGCTGACGCGCGGCTGGCAGCGGCCCAGCATCTACGACGTCGCCAAACATGCGGGCGTGTCCCATATGACCGTCTCGCGGGTGCTCAACGACCATCCCAACATCCGCGACTCGACGCGTCAGCGTGTGCTGAAGGCGATCGAGGAGATGAACTACACCCGCAGCTCGATCGCGCGGGCGCTGGCCACGAGGCGGGCGATGCGCATCGGAGTGCTGGTCGACGGGCCGGTGCAGTTCGGTCCGAACAGCACGCTGCGGGCGCTGGAGGCCGCGGCCCGCGACGTCGGGTACGCGATCAGCGCGTTCTCGATCGACGACGACGATGACGCGCAGCTGGATGCCGGGGTCGTGGAGCTCGTCACACAGGGCGTGGACGCCCTGTGCGTCATCGCCCCCCGCGCATCCTCGCTCGAGCTGCTGCGGCAGAAGAGCACGGGGCTGCCGACGATCGTCATCAAGGCGGAGTCCGACGATGTGTGGCACACGGCGGCCGTCGATCAGCGAAGCGGGGCGCGATTGGCGGTCGATCACCTGATCGAGCTCGGCCACAGACGCATCGCGCATCTCGCGGGACCGCTGGACTGGTACGACGCGAGGGAGCGCGAGCAGGGCTGGCGCGAATCGCTGGCTGCAGCCGGCCTGGAGGCCGGTGAGGCGATCATCGGCGACTGGACCTCGGACTACGGCTACGAGGTGGGCAATGCGTTCGACCCCCGCAGCGCGACGGCCGTGTTCGCCGCGAACGACCAGATGGCGCTCGGCCTCGTGCACGGCCTGGTCGATCAGGGCTTGCGCGTGCCGGAGGACGTTAGCGTCGTCGGCTTCGACGACGTCCCGGATGCGCGGCACTTCC contains the following coding sequences:
- a CDS encoding LacI family DNA-binding transcriptional regulator, giving the protein MSELTRGWQRPSIYDVAKHAGVSHMTVSRVLNDHPNIRDSTRQRVLKAIEEMNYTRSSIARALATRRAMRIGVLVDGPVQFGPNSTLRALEAAARDVGYAISAFSIDDDDDAQLDAGVVELVTQGVDALCVIAPRASSLELLRQKSTGLPTIVIKAESDDVWHTAAVDQRSGARLAVDHLIELGHRRIAHLAGPLDWYDAREREQGWRESLAAAGLEAGEAIIGDWTSDYGYEVGNAFDPRSATAVFAANDQMALGLVHGLVDQGLRVPEDVSVVGFDDVPDARHFLPPLTTVRQDFSALGELALQLVIAAIDGEDHTRHDRIAPVLVVRSSTASAPRD